One region of Archocentrus centrarchus isolate MPI-CPG fArcCen1 chromosome 6, fArcCen1, whole genome shotgun sequence genomic DNA includes:
- the rsl24d1 gene encoding putative ribosome biogenesis protein RLP24 encodes MRIEKCYFCSGPVYPGHGVMFVRNDCKTFRFCKSKCHKNFKKKRNPRKTRWTKAFRKASGKELTVDNSLEFEKRRNIPVKYNRELWDKTVEAMKRVSEIKQKRQARFIMNRLKKGKELEKEEAINEVKKNIHLIKAPHAGKAKQLEDKMVQKLQEDVDMRDEDI; translated from the exons ATGCGCATTGAGAAGTGTTATTTTTGCTCGGGACCAGTGTACCCCGGACATGGGGTGATGTTTGTACGGAACGACTGTAAG ACATTTAGATTCTGCAAATCAAAATGCCACAAGAACTTCAAGAAGAAGCGCAACCCAAGAAAAACAAGATGGACCAAAGCATTCAGAAAGGCATCAGGGAAGGAGTTGACAGTG GACAACTCCTTGGAGTTTGAGAAACGCAGAAATATTCCTGTTAAATATAACAGGGAGCTTTGGGATAAGACAG TGGAAGCAATGAAGAGAgtgagtgaaataaaacagaaacgACAGGCAAGATTTATCATGAACAG ATTAAAGAAGGGCAAAGAGTTGGAGAAAGAAGAGGCCATCAACGAAGTCAAGAAAAACATTCACCTCATCAAAGCACCACATGCAG GAAAGGCCAAACAGTTGGAAGACAAAATGGTGCAGAAGTTACAAGAAGATGTGGACATGCGGGATGAGGATATTTAa
- the LOC115781504 gene encoding cAMP-regulated phosphoprotein 19: MSEEVEETRTSEEQQEMEDKVISPEKAEEIKLKARYPSLGAKPGGSDFLRKRLQKGQKYFDSGDYNMAKAKMKNKQLPSAPAEKTEITGGHIPTPQDLPQRKTSIVASKLAG; this comes from the exons ATGTCCGAGGAAGTTGAAGAAACGAGGACTTCGGAGGAACAGCAG GAAATGGAGGACAAGGTAATCAGCCCAGAAAAAGCAGAAGAGATCAAACTGAAGGCCAGGTATCCCAGTCTTGGAGCCAAGCCAGGGGGCTCTGATTTTCTCAGGAAGAGACTCCAGAAGGGG cAAAAGTATTTTGATTCTGGTGACTACAACATGGCCAAGGCAAAAATGAAGAATAAACAGTTGCCATCTGCCCCAGCGGAGAAGACCGAGATCACAGGGGGACACATCCCAACACCTCAGGACCTGCCTCAAAGAAAGACTTCCATTGTGGCCAGCAAACTGGCTGGTTGA
- the LOC115781470 gene encoding unconventional myosin-Va-like: MAAAELYSKYARVWLPDAAEVWKSAELIKDYTPGDLTLALQLEDGTKVEHKIDPRTNNLPPLRNPDILVAENDLTALSYLHEPAVLHNLKVRFIDSKLIYTYCGIVLVAINPYESLPIYDSGIINAYSGQNMGDMDPHIFAVAEEAYKQMARDERNQSIIVSGESGAGKTVSAKYAMRYFATVSSSGEASVEERVLASNPIMEALGNAKTTRNDNSSRFGKYIEIGFDTKHCITGANMRTYLLEKSRVVFQAHGERNYHIFYQLCASSHLPEFKAFRLGCADDFHCTNQGQSPVIHGVNDAKEMCNTRRSFSLLGIGESDQMKIYQILSAILHLSNVEVKDQSADRCSIKQDDVHLMVFCDLMGVPYEEMAHWLCHRKLKTTLETYVKSVSQMNAVYGRDALAKHIYARLFSWVVGSINNALKSTVKQHSFIGVLDIYGFETFDVNSFEQFCINYANEKLQQQFNLHVFKLEQEEYMKEEIPWTLIDFYDNQPCINLIEAKLGVLDLLDEECKMPKGSDDTWAQKLYNTLLKQNAHFEKPRLSNRAFIIHHFADKVEYQCVGFLEKNKDTVNEEQINVLKMSKFDLLLKLFEDDEKEESSSNKLTSSIGRALSAKKDTKKTVGLQFRQSLNLLMETLNATTPHYVRCIKPNDHKAPFTLDPVRAVQQLRACGILETIRISAAGFPSRWTYQEFFSRYRVLMKQKDLLPDRKQACKNLLEKLIKDHGKYQFGKSKIFFRAGQVAFLEKLRSDKLRMACVCIQKTIRCWLARKKYLRMRESAITIQKHVRGHQARCYAKFLRQTRAAVIIQRNVRMWTRRRRYLQQRSAAVTVQCFWRACMARKQYYKLMYEQKALIVQKWVKGWLARQHCKRILAAVILLQSCVRRMRAKKELKKLKVEARSVEHFKKLNIGMENKIMQLQHKINEQHKENRELSEKLTVVEKAQAMERERQNSEVENLRRSEQEARVKAESLPSLLEQLSFLQHELENTRREKEDLEEQTKVYKEQTQQVVDDLNLKNSLLKNDMDELNKQIIEQAQQLTEIKTNTEDTKQLEKDLTEERSRYQSLLSEHLHLEERHRDLKEQMDLSVTSSKSSLKKTDSNYSSNSSEFSQSLGSTEGDDSSLKTEDETQTAVDLPVLLKLQRRVKDLEQEKQSLWQQLDKREEDQQEKAKEVEEQRTVGRAELDLETLKRQELESENKKLKQDLNELRRSLTNENSDLVPPAPGSQPYKVLLEQLSSSTEELQMRKEEVLLLRSHLVRQEALKHKDSVLGEGVKLDLREIPSYQDVDKFTDIHTLNEDGELWLAYEGLKETNRLLEYQMHEQERLHNEKHTKLVEEMNKLKDEKEQQQKLLAQTLLLPEDARIEASLKLEITRLTRENLELLEQQEKQDKTIRKLKKQLKLYMKKVEDFEASTQQKNEGSVANAPVRPVNITRKEKEYQGMLEYKQGDESRLLKNLVVDLKPRGVAVSFTPGLPAYIIFMCVRYADSVNDDQRVSTLLNSAISSIKGVIKRRGNDFEVVSFWLANTCRLMHCLKQYSGDEVFMVHNTAKQNEHCLINFELSEYQQVFGDLAIQIYRQLIKCMEDSLQPLIVASMLEHETIQGVLGSKPTGLRKRSTSFSQGGAVTIEVLLQRLGLFHTTMSQHGMDSDLIKQVVKQQFYIICAVTLNHLLLRKDMCSWGKGLQIRYNVWQLEEWLAERELADCGAKATLEPLIQAAQLLQIKKKTEADARAICDMCTALTTAQIVKVLTLYTPVIEFEERVSPTFITTIKNLLKDRGQSSTLMLDAKKIFSVTLPFTPSSVALDTIQIPASLNLGFLTHI; encoded by the exons ATGGCAGCCGCTGAACTTTACTCCAAG TATGCCCGTGTATGGCTCCCAGATGCAGCAGAAGTGTGGAAGTCAGCAGAGCTTATCAAAGACTACACTCCTGGCGACCTGACGCTGGCTCTGCAGCTTGAGGATGGCACG AAAGTGGAGCATAAAATAGACCCCCGTACCAACAACCTGCCGCCACTAAGAAACCCAGATATCCTGGTGGCGGAGAATGACCTCACAGCTCTCAGCTATCTCCATGAGCCAGCAGTGCTACACAACCTCAAAGTGCGCTTCATCGACTCCAAGTTGATTTACACATACTGTG GAATTGTCCTGGTTGCCATCAAtccatatgagagcctgcccatCTATGACTCTGGCATCATTAATGCCTACAGTGGGCAAAACATGGGGGATATGGACCCCCACATCTTTGCGGTAGCAGAGGAGGCATACAAACAGATGGCCAG GGATGAAAGAAATCAGTCCATTATAGTGAGTGGCGAGTCCGGGGCTGGCAAAACCGTCTCTGCTAAGTATGCGATGCGTTACTTTGCCACAGTCAGCtcctctggggaggccagtgtGGAGGAGCGAGTTCTTGCATCCAATCCCATCATGGAG gcCCTTGGGAATGCCAAGACAACAAGGAATGACAACAGCAGCCGCTTTGGGAAATACATAGAGATTGGATTTGACACGAAGCATTGTATAACTGGGGCTAACATGAGAACCTACTTACTGGAAAAGTCTCGAGTTGTGTTTCAG GCCCACGGAGAAAGGAACTACCACATATTCTACCAGCTGTGTGCCTCTTCACATTTACCAGAGTTCAAAGCCTTCAGGTTAG GTTGTGCAGATGACTTCCACTGCACTAACCAGGGTCAGAGCCCAGTCATACATGGAGTGAATGATGCCAAAGAGATGTGCAATACAAGGAGGTCTTTCTCCCTGTTAG GAATTGGAGAAagtgatcaaatgaaaatttaccAAATTCTGTCAGCTATTCTCCATCTTAGCAATGTGGAGGTGAAAGATCAGTCAGCAGACAGATGCAGCATAAAG CAGGATGATGTCCACCTGATGGTTTTCTGTGACCTGATGGGGGTCCCTTACGAAGAAATGGCCCATTGGTTATGTCACCGGAAACTGAAGACGACCCTGGAAACCTATGTTAAATCTGTTTCCCAAATGAATGCCGTCTATGGTCGAGATGCTCTAGCCAAACACATTTATGCCAGGCTCTTCAGCTGGGTTGTGGGCAGTATCAACAATGCATTAAAATCCACAGTGAAGCAACACTCATTCATTGGTGTGCTCGACATTTATGG GTTTGAAACTTTCGATGTCAACAGCTTCGAACAGTTCTGCATCAACTATGCAAATGAAAAGCTTCAGCAACAGTTCAACCTG CATGTCTTCAAACTGGAGCAAGAGGAATACATGAAGGAGGAAATTCCTTGGACATTGATTGACTTCTATGACAACCAGCCTTGCATTAATCTCATTGAGGCCAAACTGGGCGTCCTGGACCTTCTAGATGAGGAGTGTAAG ATGCCCAAAGGCTCTGACGACACATGGGCACAGAAACTGTACAACACCCTCCTGAAGCAGAATGCTCACTTTGAAAAACCGAGGTTATCAAATAGAGCTTTCATCATCCACCACTTTGCTGACAAG GTGGAGTATCAGTGTGTGGGCTTCCTGGAGAAAAACAAGGACACAGTCAATGAGGAACAGATAAATGTGCTGAAAATGAGCAAG tttgatctgctGCTGAAGCTATTTGAGGATGATGAGAAGGAAGAAAGTTCTTCTAACAAACTTACAAGCAGCATTGGACGGGCTTTATCAGCTAAGAAGGATACTAAGAAGACTGTTGGACTGCAG tttCGACAGTCCCTAAATTTGCTTATGGAAACACTGAATGCTACAACTCCTCACTATGTGCGCTGCATCAAACCAAATGACCATAAAGCTCCATTCAC CTTGGACCCTGTGAGGGCTGTACAGCAGCTTCGAGCATGTGGCATCCTCGAAACAATCCGGATCTCAGCAGCAGGCTTCCCATCAAG ATGGACCTATCAGGAATTCTTTAGTCGTTATCGAGTTCTCATGAAGCAAAAGGACTTGCTTCCTGACAGAAAACAGGCCTGCAAAAATCTCCTGGAAAAACTTATAAAG gACCATGGGAAGTACCAATTCGGCAAAAGCAAGATCTTCTTCAGAGCCGGCCAGGTAGCTTTCTTGGAGAAGCTGCGTTCAGACAAACTGCGTATGGCTTGTGTCTGCATCCAGAAGACTATTCGCTGCTGGCTGGCCCGCAAAAAGTATCTGAGGATGAGGGAGTCTGCCATCACTATACAGAAACATGTACGGGGTCACCAGGCACGCTG ttatGCCAAGTTTCTGCGGCAAACCAGAGCAGCTGTTATCATTCAGCGCAATGTGCGAATGTGGACGAGAAGGAGACGCTACCTGCAGCAGCGTTCTGCAGCTGTCACTGTTCAGTGCTTCTGGAGGGCCTGCATGGCAAGAAAGCAGTACTATAAG CTGATGTATGAGCAAAAGGCACTGATTGTTCAGAAGTGGGTGAAAGGCTGGCTGGCCAGACAGCATTGCAAGCGCATCCTGGCAGCCGTTATCCTGCTGCAGAGTTGTGTGCGTCGCATGAGGGCCAAGAAGGAATTAAAGAAGTTGAAAGTGGAAGCGCGCTCTGTGGAGCACTTCAAGAAGCTCAACATTGGCATGGAGAACAAGATCATGCAGTTGCAGCACAAGATAAACGAGCAG caTAAGGAAAACAGAGAACTCAGTGAGAAGCTGACTGTTGTGGAGAAGGCTCAGGctatggagagagagagacagaacagtGAGGTAGAAAACCTGCGTAGATCAGAGCAAGAGGCCAGAGTCAAAGCAGAGAGCCTTCCCTCACTCCTGGAGCAGCTCTCCTTCCTCCAGCATGAGTTGGAAAACACCcgcagagagaaagaagaccTGGAAGAGCAGACGAAGGTCTACAAGGAGCAGACACAGCAG GTGGTAGACGACCTTAACTTGAAGAACAGCTTGTTGAAAAATGACATGGATGAACTGAACAAGCAAATCATTGAACAAGCGCAACAGCTGACAG AGATTAAAACCAACACTGAGGACACCAAACAGCTGGAGAAGGACTTGACTGAGGAACGTTCTCGATACCAAAGTCTGCTGAGTGAGCACCTGCATCtggaggagaggcacagagacCTGAAGGAACAGATGGATCTCAGCGTT ACTTCAAGCAAATCTAGTCTGAAGAAGACAGACTCCAACTACAGCAGTAACTCATCTGAGTTTAGTCAGAGCTTAGGCTCTACTGAGGGTGACGACAGCTCTCTAAAAACAGAG GATGAGACCCAGACTGCAGTGGACCTGCCAGTCCTGCTGAAGCTCCAGAGGAGAGTGAAAGACCTGGAGCAGGAGAAGCAATCGCTATGGCAACAGCTGGATAAAAGAGAGGAAGACCAGCAAGAAAAGGCAAAA gAGGTGGAGGAACAGAGGACAGTTGGCAGAGCAGAACTGGACCTGGAAACACTGAAG CGGCAAGAACTGGAGTCTGAGAACAAGAAACTGAAGCAGGATCTAAATGAGCTGCGAAGGTCTCTGACTAATGAGAACAGTGATTTAGTGCCCCCCGCCCCTGGTTCTCAGCCCTACAAAGTCCTGCTGGAGCAACTCAGTTCTTCCACCGAGGAGCTGCAGATGAGGAAAGAGGAAGTGCTGCTCCTCCGATCGCATTTGGTCCGCCAAGAGGCTCTTAAACACAAG GACTCTGTGCTGGGAGAGGGTGTGAAATTAGATCTGCGTGAGATTCCTTCATATCAAGATGTTGACAA ATTCACTGATATCCACACACTGAATGAAGATGGGGAGCTGTGGCTGGCTTATGAAGGCTTGAAAGAGACCAATAG GCTTCTGGAGTACCAGATGCACGAGCAGGAGCGTCTTCACAATGAGAAGCACACGAAGTTGGTGGAGGAGATGAACAAGCTGAAGGACgaaaaggagcagcagcagaaattgtTGGCTCAGACCCTCCTCTTGCCTGAAGATGCCAGAATTGAAGCAAGCTTGAAGCTGGAGATTACACGGCTGACCAGAGAGAACCTG GAACTCCTGGAACAGcaagaaaaacaagacaaaaccaTAAGAAAGCTGAAAAAACAGCTTAAACTTTACATGAAAAAGGTTGAAGATTTTGAAG CGAGCACTCAGCAAAAGAACGAGGGCTCAGTGGCGAACGCTCCTGTCAGACCAGTGAACATCACCCGCAAGGAGAAGGAGTACCAGGGCATGCTGGAGTACAAGCAGGGTGACGAGAGCCGCTTGCTAAAGAATCTGGTCGTAG ATCTGAAGCCTCGTGGCGTTGCAGTCAGCTTCACTCCAGGCCTTCCTGCCTACATCATCTTCATGTGCGTACGATATGCAGACAGCGTGAATGACGATCAGAGAGTTAGCACTCTGCTAAATTCAGCCATCAGCAGCATCAAGGGGGTCATCAAG AGGAGAGGAAATGATTTTGAAGTAGTGTCTTTCTGGCTGGCCAACACCTGCCGGTTAATGCACTGTCTGAAGCAGTACAGTGGAGATGAG GTCTTTATGGTGCACAACACTGCTAAGCAGAATGAGCACTGCTTGATCAATTTCGAACTGTCAGAGTACCAGCAGGTTTTTGGTgatctggccattcaaatttacCGTCAGCTCATCAAATGTATGGAGGACAGTCTGCAGCCCCTCATAG TGGCAAGCATGCTGGAGCACGAGACAATACAGGGTGTTTTAGGATCCAAACCAACAGgtctgaggaagaggagcaccAGTTTCTCACAGGGCGGGGCCGTTACAATAGAGGTCCTCCTGCAGCGTCTTGGCCTCTTCCACACCACCATGAGTCAGCATGGGATGGACTCAGACCTCATTAAACAGGTGGTCAAGCAGCAGTTTTACATCATCTGTGCGGTCACACTCAACCACCTGCTGCTGCGGAAGGACATGTGCTCCTGGGGTAAAGGCCTGCAGATCAG GTATAATGTATGGCAGCTGGAGGAATGGCTGGCTGAGAGAGAGCTGGCAGACTGCGGTGCGAAAGCGACTCTGGAGCCTCTCATACAGGCCGCACAACTTCTACAGAtcaagaaaaagacagaagcaGATGCCCGAGCTATCTGCGACATGTGCACTGCCCTCACCACAGCGCAG attgtAAAAGTATTGACCTTGTACACACCAGTGATTGAGTTTGAAGAGAGAGTGTCACCCACATTCATCACAACTATTAAA AACCTTTTGAAAGACAGAGGTCAGTCATCCACTTTAATGTTGGACGCCAAGAAAATCTTCTCTGTCACCCTCCCATTCACACCCTCCTCTGTGGCTCTGGACACCATTCAGATCCCCGCTAGTCTCAATCTGGGCTTCCTCACTCACATCTAG